A region from the Deltaproteobacteria bacterium genome encodes:
- a CDS encoding acyl-CoA dehydrogenase family protein, with the protein MNFDLTEEQNLTRQAVRDFAEKEIALLADELDEKEEFSVAITKKMGELGLLGCFVPEKYGGSNMGYIAYIIAVEELARVDGSQAATIAAGNSLGIGPVYYFGNEKQKKEWLPKLCAGKMLAAFGLTEPNAGSDAGGSQTRAELHGDQWVINGSKIFITNSANSLTGVVIVQAITGMKEDGKRELSCLLVPKDAPGFTAREMRKKMMWRASNTGELFFEDCVVPRENLLGQKGDGFHQMLSTLDGGRLSIGAMGLGGAQGAFEMALHYANTRVQFGRSIGSFQVNAFKLADMALEIELARNLLYKTCWLREKNRPFSKEAAMAKLYCSEVMYRCVNHAVQLHGGYGLMKEYKIERFYRDQKLLEIGEGTSEIQRIVIARNIGVAGRAL; encoded by the coding sequence CTGAACTTTGATCTTACCGAAGAGCAGAATTTAACCCGGCAGGCCGTTCGGGATTTTGCCGAAAAAGAAATTGCTCTCCTTGCTGATGAATTGGATGAAAAAGAGGAATTCTCCGTTGCCATCACCAAAAAGATGGGCGAGCTGGGTCTCTTGGGCTGCTTTGTGCCGGAGAAGTACGGCGGCTCCAATATGGGGTATATTGCTTACATCATTGCCGTTGAGGAACTGGCCAGGGTAGACGGTTCCCAGGCCGCCACCATTGCTGCGGGGAATTCCCTTGGAATCGGGCCCGTTTATTATTTTGGGAACGAAAAGCAGAAAAAAGAGTGGCTTCCCAAACTTTGTGCGGGAAAGATGCTGGCTGCTTTCGGACTCACGGAACCGAATGCCGGATCGGACGCAGGGGGTTCGCAGACCCGGGCTGAACTCCACGGAGACCAATGGGTGATCAACGGCTCCAAGATTTTCATCACCAACTCGGCTAACTCGCTGACGGGTGTGGTCATCGTCCAGGCTATTACGGGGATGAAAGAGGATGGAAAACGGGAACTGAGTTGTTTGCTCGTGCCGAAAGATGCGCCGGGGTTCACGGCCCGGGAGATGAGAAAAAAAATGATGTGGCGGGCCTCCAATACCGGAGAACTTTTTTTCGAAGATTGCGTCGTCCCTCGGGAGAACCTCTTAGGCCAAAAAGGAGACGGTTTTCACCAAATGCTCTCCACCCTGGACGGAGGACGGTTGTCCATCGGAGCCATGGGGCTGGGCGGGGCACAAGGGGCTTTTGAGATGGCCCTGCATTATGCCAATACCCGGGTACAATTTGGCCGCTCCATCGGTTCCTTCCAAGTCAATGCTTTCAAACTGGCGGACATGGCCCTGGAAATTGAACTGGCCAGGAACCTTCTCTACAAAACTTGTTGGCTGCGCGAGAAAAATCGTCCCTTTTCCAAAGAGGCGGCCATGGCCAAGTTATACTGCTCGGAAGTCATGTACCGATGCGTGAATCATGCCGTTCAGCTCCACGGGGGTTACGGGTTGATGAAAGAATATAAGATCGAACGTTTTTACCGCGATCAAAAGCTTTTGGAGATTGGAGAAGGAACTTCGGAGATTCAGAGAATCGTCATTGCCAGGAATATCGGGGTGGCCGGTCGGGCGCTTTAG